GGACGGTGTCCCGGCCACGTTCACCGTCGACCCGGCGCACGAGAAGCTCCTGGTCACCCCGGCGAAGACGCTGCGCGAGGGCCGGACGTTCGAGGTCCGCGTCGGCTACACCGCCGACCGCGCGCGGAAGCCGATTCCGCCGTACTACGACTGGCCCGCCGACGTCCCCTTCACATGGGAGAGCTGGGCCGAGACCGACTCCGGGTTCGCCCTCATGGGCCAGCCGGACCGGGCGCACCTGTTCTTCCCGTGCAACGACATCCCGCGTGACAAGGCCCGGTTCACCTTCCGCGTCACGGTGCCGCGGGACCGGCAGGTCGCGGCCAACGGCACACTGCGCTCGCTCAGCACCCGCGACGGACTTTCGTCCTATGTGTACGGAACCGTGACGGACATCCCGACGAACGTGGTGCAGGTCGCGGTCGGCAGGTTCACCACGGTCGAGCAGACCGGGCCGCACGGGTTGCCGATCGTCAGCCACGTCCCGTCGACGATGGGCGGCTTCCGCGTGCCACCGCAGGCGACCGAGCAGTACGGGATCACCGACGCCAACGTGCTGCCGCGGATCACCGAAGCCGCGCGGCGCACTCCGGAGCACGTGCGGTGGCTGGAGGACACGCTGGGCCTGCCGTTCCCGTTCGAGAAGTACGGCGTGCTCGGCGTGGTGGGCCCGTACGACGGCGTAGCGCTGGAGACGGCGACCCTGTCGACGTTCTCGGCGCCGGCACTGGCGCTGCCGCCGGAAGTGCAGTCGGAGACCATGGTGCACGAGCTGGCGCACCAGTACTTCGGCGACGCGGTGTCCCCGGCGTCGTGGGACGACATGTGGCTCAACGAGGGCCACGCGATGTACTACCAGAACGTCTTCGGCGCGTCGCGGGGCTATCGGAACCTGCTCGACACGATGCGCGAGCTGTACCAGCAGGACCAGTCCATCCGCGACCAGTCGGGCCCGCCGGCGCACCTGACGAGCCCGGGCGGCATCCTGCTGGACACTGACCTGCCGGGTGCGCTGACGTTGTTCGCGCTGCACGAAACCGTGGGGCAGCAGACGTTCGAGCGGATCGAGCGCGCGTTCTACCTCGAGCACCGGGGTGGCTCGGCGACGACGGCGGACTACATCGCGACGGCGAACCGGGTGTCCGGCCAGGACCTCACGCCGCTGCTGACGGAGTGGCTGTACGGCGCCAAGACGCCCGCGATGCCCGGTCACCCGGATTGGCGGAAGTGACCCGACGGTTTCCACCCCTCACGTGGCGAATCTGGTTCGGTATTCGAAGCTCACTCCACAACCGCCGCCCGGCAACGAAAAGCAAGCGACTACCCCAACCAGACCTCCCCGCCCCCGATCCACCGACTACCCCAACTAGACCTCCCCCGCCCCCGATCCACAGCCGATCTTTGGTCGCCGACCAGGCGTGTCAAGGTACTCTTTCCCGCCTTGACACGCCTGCTCGGCGACTGAAACTGGTCTTGCCCCGTTTTGGTGGACACCGATCGCTAGGAGATGTCGTGTCTCCTGGGAAGGATGTCCATGATGGTGTCTGTGGGTAAGAAGAAGCCGCGGCGGGCTCGGCGGGTGTTCACGCCGGAGTTCAAGGCCGAGATTGTGGAGTTGTGCCGGCGGGGTGATCGCACGATCTCGCAGGTGGTGACGGATTTCGATCTGGTCGATTCCGCAGTGCGGCGGTGGATCGCGCAGGCCGAGGCCGAGGCCAATCCGCAGAACCAGGCGCAGCGGGATGCGGTGTCGGAGAAGGCGGAGTTGGAGGCGTTGCGGCGGGAGAACGCCCGGTTGCAGCGGGATGTCGACATCTTGAAGCGGGCGACGGCTTTCTTCGCGAGGGAGACCCGGTGAACGTGTATCCGTTCATCGAGGCGGAGAAC
The window above is part of the Amycolatopsis thermoflava N1165 genome. Proteins encoded here:
- a CDS encoding transposase, which produces MSMMVSVGKKKPRRARRVFTPEFKAEIVELCRRGDRTISQVVTDFDLVDSAVRRWIAQAEAEANPQNQAQRDAVSEKAELEALRRENARLQRDVDILKRATAFFARETR
- a CDS encoding M1 family metallopeptidase; this translates as MRGRVWAAAAVLVGAALSPVTADAAPGTPGATSAGERLIPTLGNGGYDATGYDVSFDYDPAVSTMRSSVVMTARAAQNLSSFGLDSVGQRIESVTVDGVPATFTVDPAHEKLLVTPAKTLREGRTFEVRVGYTADRARKPIPPYYDWPADVPFTWESWAETDSGFALMGQPDRAHLFFPCNDIPRDKARFTFRVTVPRDRQVAANGTLRSLSTRDGLSSYVYGTVTDIPTNVVQVAVGRFTTVEQTGPHGLPIVSHVPSTMGGFRVPPQATEQYGITDANVLPRITEAARRTPEHVRWLEDTLGLPFPFEKYGVLGVVGPYDGVALETATLSTFSAPALALPPEVQSETMVHELAHQYFGDAVSPASWDDMWLNEGHAMYYQNVFGASRGYRNLLDTMRELYQQDQSIRDQSGPPAHLTSPGGILLDTDLPGALTLFALHETVGQQTFERIERAFYLEHRGGSATTADYIATANRVSGQDLTPLLTEWLYGAKTPAMPGHPDWRK